AAtgctcctgctgttttccaacaCTTAATTAATGATGTTCTGAGGGATTTTCTGCatcgttttgtttttgtgtatctcGATGATATCCTGATCTTTTCTAAGAACATTACCGAACATCGGCGGCATGTTCGACAAGTGCTCCAACGCCTGTTGGAAAACAGGTTATTTGTGAAAGCACCTAAATGTGAGTTTCATTCCTCCACAGTGTCCTTCCTTGGTTTTGTTGTGGCCGGGGGGGAGATGAGACCTGATCCAGATAAAGTCAAGGCTGTATTGGAGTGGCCTACTCCAACCAACCGTAAACATCTACAGAAATTTCTGGGCTTCGCCAACTTTCTCAGGCGGTTCATTCGGGGATTTAGCACTGTGGCCGCTCCCCTAACAGGTCTCACTTCTCCCTCGGCCCCTTTTGTTTGGTCTGCGGCTGCTGATGCAGCCTTCACCCGTCTCAAGACTTTGTTTTCATCCGCGCCTGTCCTGATCCAGCCAAATCCCTCCAACCAATTCATAGTAGAGGTTGACGCCTCGAATCATGGGGTGGGGGCGGTCCTTTCACAAAGATCTGATAAAGACAATAAGTTGCATCCCTGTGCCTATTTTTCCCGTCGTTTGTCTCCAGCAGAACGCAACTACGATGTGGGGAACCGAGAACTACTAGCGGTTAAGCTAGCATTGGAAGAATGGCGTCATTGGTTGGAGGGGGCGGAGCAGCCCTTTGTGGTTTGGACGGATCATAAGAACCTGTCCTATATCCGAACCGCCAAGCGGCTAAACTCCAGGCAGGCGCGGTGGGCATTATTTTTTGATCGCTTCCAATTCACCATTTCCTACCGTCCTGGCTCAAAAAATGTGAAACCTGATGCTCTCTCAAGACAGtttgaacctgaggaggagaacagagagccagagagcaTTGTACCCCCCTCCTGTGTGCTTGGCGCACTTACCTGGGATCTCACTGAAGAGATCAAAAGAGCTCAGGCTCAGGAACCGGACCCCGGCGGTGGGCCCGCTAACCGTTTGTTTGTCCCTCAGAGTGTCCGCTCCAGGGTTCTCCAGTGGGCACATGCCTCCCGGCTGACCTGCCATCCTGGGGCCCGCCGAACTGAATCCTTCCTCCGACGTCGTTTCTGGTGGCCCGGCCTGGCAAGGGACATCAAGGAGTTTGTGGGAGCCTGTGCCGTCTGCGCCCAGGGGAAGACCAGCAACCAGCCGCCCGCTGGGGAGCTGCAACCGCTCCCTGTGCCCAGACGACCATGGTCTCACATTGCTGTGGACTTTGTGACTGGGTTACCCCCCTCTAAGGGGAAAACCACTATTCTCACTATCGTGGATCGTTTTTCTAAGACTGCACACTTTGTGGCTTTATCTAAGTTGCCTTCTGCTGCCGAGACGGCACAGTTAATGATTAAACATGTCTTCCGCTTGCATGGGCTCCCGCAGGACATCGTCTCAGATCGTGGTCCCCAGTTCATCTCACAGGTCTGGCGGTCCTTCTGCACAGCCTTCGGCACCTCCGCCAGCCTCTCCTCGGGGTTCCACCCCCAAACCAACGGCCAGACGGAGCGGGCCAATCAAGATCTGGAGGCTGCCCTCCGCTGTGTCTGTACCCGACGCCAGTCCACCTGGAGCACGGACCTCCCCTGGGTTGAGTATGCACATAATTCactcacctcctctgcctctggtctCTCTCCCTTTGAGTGTTCTATGGGTTTCCAGCCACCGTTATTCCCCGAAGAAGAGACTGAGGTGGCGGTACCATCCGTCCAACACCAGTACCGCCGGTGCAGGCGTGTCTGGAGGGAGGCCCGTGCTGCCCTGCTCCGTTCGTCTGCTACCAACAAGAGGCTGGCTGACCGACACCGCTCCAGAGCTCCAGACTACTCCGTCGGACAGCAGGTCTACCTATCCACAGCCAACATAAAACTCCGTACAGAATCAAGAAAACTCTCCCCCAGATTCATCGGACCATTTGAAATCATCAAGATCATCAATCCTGTGGCTGTCAAGCTCCGCCTTCCCAGAACTCTCCGGATTCACCCTGTGTTTCACGTCTCTCAAGTGAAACCATACACCTCCAGCCCACTGCAACCACCTGctacacctccaccaccacccagaATCATCGACGGTCAGCCAGCATACACCGTCCGCAGACTTCTGGACGTCAGACGACGGGGCAGGGGCCTGCAATATCTGGTGGACTGGCAGGGTTATGGCCCCGAGGAGAGATCATGGGAACTGGCTTCAAGGATATTGGATCCCACTCTCATCCAGGATTTCTACCGTCTCCATCCAGATAAACCAGGTAGTGCGCCAAGAGGCGCACGTTGAGGAGggggtactgtcagggttttgagtctgggcttttattttggtagtttattttctgtttgcattaatttgagttttactagttacttcctgttttattttggtacttgtgttttcccttgtgtttcaggcctggtgacttccccttcctcatgtgtgcttccttccccctcctgtgattacctgctccgccctaatgtgcttcacctgtgtcctattgtctccccgccctcctgtgtataaagtctgtgtgtttcctccctcttgttgccagttcgttttgtgagtattcctagcgacacagctgtccaagttgcctttccgcgcttgtgattttcccttcGAGTTTTTTCAGTGAGTTTTGTGTTTCCCTGCGAGTGACCTGTttctggatctgactactgttttttgcctttgcccttttgatacctttgcctcgcggactgaactcttGTGTGCCGATCATTGCTTTGGAAttaactactgtttttgcctttgcccttttgatacctttgcctcgcggactgaactcctgtgtactgaccattgcctgcattaaaactgtgatttgcCTTACACTTCCGGCtccgctgcatctgtgtcctccattttgtATCGGCCCTGACATGTCCAGCAGGACTTGTCAGAGGACCTGTCTGAGACTGGAAGACCTGAGAGTCCAAATGACGTCCCCACTGCTCACTCCCCTAGTGTTCCAGAGCGGTATGACAGATTCAGACACTTGGTCGGGCCTGGTGTTCCTCAGGTCAAGCGTGGCTTTGGGAGCTTACTTTGTTCCACTGAGGAGCCAGCTGCTAAGCAACTGAAGTTGGATCTTCCTCAGGACTCCATCAGGACAGATGTTGATGTTATGTGTGACGTTGGTATGTTTAAttagatgtttacattttacatgttgCCACTAATAAGATGGTTTATTGagacatatacataaatatgtgtgttctgctgttatCACTGTTACTCTGCTTTGGTTCAGATGCTCTGTGGCTTAAATAACAACCAGCACagtcaatattttattttatgcgtTGTAGCACATCTGTAGGTATTTTGTGTGGTAAAAGAGTTTAGGTAAAAAGTAGTGCAATATTTAATACATATGTTCCTCATGTCAAACATCTGAAACAAAAGCCTGCTGCAGTCTTTCATCTATAGTCAGCTGTGTTCCTGTCCAATCTCATGGAGTCATTCTCATGTTCTCATCTCGTCAACACCAGCTCCttcttattttgaactttttcgtgtgtttttctttctcctcagaggacatTGGCGTGGTCATCGAGTGTCCCCCAGGAGACCTCCCTGAGGTCATCTGGATTattgaggacgaggaggaggaggaggaggaggaggcggaggcggaggtggaagtggacgaggaggaggaggaggaggaggaggcggaggtggaagtggaggaggtaaagaaggaggaagaggaggcggaggtggaggaggaggaggaggtgggggaggaggaggaggaggaggaagaggaggaggaggaggaggacaacaactgggaggagtgggtgacgtgggaggaggaggaggaggcggaggtggaagtggaggaggtaaagaaggaggaagaggaggcggaggtggaggaggaagaggaggcggaggtggaggaggaggaggaggaggaagaggaggaggaggaggaggaggaggaggacaacaactgggaggagtgggtgacgtgggaggaggaggaggacaatgacgactgggaggaggagaaggatgacaGCGACAATGGCTGGGTGGAGtgcgaggaggacgaggaggaggattcTGGCTATGGCACTTTGACCAAGTCCTCTGAACACTCTGTGGATGAGGATGATTGGGATGGCATGAGACCTCTTTCTTCTGTCCAGCAGGACTTGTCAGAGGACCTGTCTGAGACTGGAAGACCTgagagttattattattatacatatagttattatatgttttttattgtattggTACAAGGAGGAATCCTTATTAGTGCGTCACAAGGAGGAATATTACAAAATGTATTGCTTCTGTGGGATTTGCTTGTGAATGAAAGGACTCGCCTGGAAATGtcctttaattacatttaattcaTCACCAATAATTGCATTATGAATGCAAGTGTGTACTTGTATTCTATATTTGAGCTCTTTTTAccatctctttttctttttactgtttattattattcttaataCAAAAGTTAAAGTTCATAACAGTATTTACAAGTAGTCCTGGTTACAGCTTTACAGGTGCAAAAATGATCAAATGtatgcttgaaaaaaaaataatataaggtgTTTCACTATGGATGATACAAGCCACCTCCACACATACACCCTCGATGGACACAGGCCGCAGGTGGGGGTATGGACCTCCAGAAGTCGACCACCATCTCTTTAGTCTTGATGGTGTTGAGTTGCACATGGTTTGACCTGCATCCGTCAGGCTCCTGTACTCCTCCCCTGTCCATATACACCCCACAATGACTGTGCCATCACAGACCTTCTGCATATGACACAAGGACCAAGGAAAGCATTCTTCCCTATGTGGCTCCCATGCTACTGACCACAAACCTCTCTCTAgttcactgtctgcacacactaatacacacacacacagcacatatgCAGAGGGCTTGGTGACTGACAGAGTTGTAGTGATTTTTACCTTTTTACCACAAGAGGGCATCAAGCCTCTGTTCACTGAATATTAATGAGGGAGATTTAAAGACTGAaggcttcatgttttttttttataaataggGAAGCAATTTTTGTAGTTTTCCAAATACGTATCTAAATGCCCTGGCctgccaatgcacattcacaattattgtattaataaatctgttctcattcagttcacagagtctctcatgattgaaatatttTTATACTGTAACAGAGTGTTGTAGTGCAGGGGCGCCGATTCATgtttctgctggtgggtgcTCGCCATGCTTGCGTGACTCGAGTCTGTAATGATAGGCACCTAACATTACAGGTCCTGTATAAAGCCAACCAGTTAATTCCCTCAGGCATCTGGGCTTTTGAGCAAACTCCACAGGAACATGAGGACGTCTTTCCAATCATTTTACAGACTTTCTTTCTATGTTTGCAGGTATTTTGAAATTTAGAGGACCCCTGAGCCAGATGTGTAACATTCACCTAACAACACCTAAACAAACCAAATGCATATAATCTAATAGAAACTGCAAAACTATGCCAACACTTGAAATTAATGTGGCCCCTCTTGATGATGACTTTCATCCACCATATAAGAACCCTAAAAACCCTGGCAACAACCCTTATTATAACTAGGAAAaaggtttgattgctgcagctgaagcattgctttgaatgctgatgtgaaggattgctctgaattgctggagaatcagagaaattcagagctttgtatgcctctgtgtgtcagctgtcaccatggtaacagcagaggagacctcaaaaaccactccaactttgacaGACTGgcatgcggaaacgattcgAAATTAGAAAactctgaatacaagtttgatagagcagcatctgatgagtgtattaagactaaaatggagtctgtagcttgaaattacAGAGATACATTTGacagatgaccctcattgaagggccctctcatagactcctatgttaaaaatgacaccgaaattgcttaatgtttgaaaaactataattttgtTTAAAAACCTGGAATGTCCTTGAGGTGAACTGTGAGGTGAAcatttgatagttgaatggctgaaatcggtctgTATGCTGACGATACGCTGTGCCAAAAAACGtactgaagaataaaaaaggaagaaagagggtgaagaacaataacggcaatcaaactaattaccaAAGCCAAGCAACAAGCATGTAGCTCTGGTGCAGCGGTGTCCCCAGTGCGGAAGTGAAAAACGTTTCCGGAAGTGAGCTTTATTGCCGCCAGGTGCCGCATGGCCGTGGTCTCCTTCGCTTGTTTTCTGGCTGTTAGCATAGACCGCCGAGTTATGCCACTGAGAAGTCCTTAGCTGTGCctgtttattatttaatatgttttgagcttaaatatttaaataaaatacgtTTAAGCTAAAACAATACGcttcacatatatataaaatatcatCCAAGTTGGTAGGTGATAACCTGCACTTTGAAGACGTTTGTCCCTCTTTAATTTTAGCACAGGCATATTTGTGAGCAGCTACATAGTGGCTGGTCCTGTCACACGTTGTGTTGCCTGTAGGAAGGGAAGTGTTTTGACCGTCCTCTACTGACTATGGTAGTGTTTAATCCACATATTTAGACCTGATGAAGAGTATGGAGAGTCGGAAATAAGTTGCTATACCCGTGGGTACAAACCACCCCCAGCCATGTCGGTAAACCGCTGTGTCTATTTGTTTTCTCGTCTTCGCCGGCACATCAACACCCGGGCTCCTCGTATCAGCGCTGGCAGCTGTCATGCGTTGTCTGGGTCTGATTTGTTACATAGACGACATCAGACTGGTTCTGTAGTATGCATCAGAAGCGTTTCGTCTAACGGCTCTTTCCCAAAGCCTCCGGACACCTCACTGTTTGTCCCCGTGTCTTTAAAGACCAGCTCCACGGCCGATGGGGCTGTGGGACTCGAGCTGACACAGCCGCTTGATAAAAGTGAGTAATTTTTCCAGCGCTGACAGCTGTAGAGTTTGTGCTAAAGTTTGTCCTCATGTTCACTGTCTACCTTGACTGAtgtaacaacagcagcagctgtctaGTCAACAGGCCAACAATCAGCACAGAAACATGAGGGAAGTTGAATGTAAAGCTTCTTTTTGCTCTCTGCGTCTTCAGGTGAACTGCTGAAAATTCTGAACCGAttttacaaaaagaaagagatgCAGAAGCTGGCAGCAGACCAGGGCCTGGATGGTGAGAAAATACACTGTCAAATTACCTGATCTTTTTGAACATCATCAACATTAGTTGGCTAGTCTGTAATGCTCTGTTCAGTGAATGATTCAATAATGTAAAAGTTGTCATCATGCAGTAAAAGCTACTTAAATCTTTACTGCATTATAAGAGGTCATTAGCATCAATGCTGCAAGATATTCAAAAGTCTTAatacctcttctcctctccactttttctattgtgtttttgtctgtttcagcTCGTCTGTTCCACCAGGCCTTCATAAACTTCAGGAAGTATGTCCTGGAGGAGACATCACTCCCAGCTGATCTGCACATCATTCTTAGTGACATTTGCTGTGGAGCAGGTTTGCTTCCTTGTGGTGGAGTTGGATTTGTAACACATTCTGGGGATGTTACATTATCTTAATGTATAAGACctttgatttaatttttttatctgtttttcttcAAGGTCATGTTGATGACATATACCCATACTTTATGCGTCATGCAAAGCAAATCTTTCCCATGCTGGACTGTATGGATGACCTGAGAAAGATTTCAGACCTCAGAGTTCCTGCTAACTGGTATGGAATACCTAAAAACGTTAAAGTGAGTTAAAATGCTTCTAGGATTAAccacttgtgtctgtgtgtgctcatcAGGTACTCTGAGGCTCGTGCCATCCAAAGGAAGGTGATATTTCATGCTGGTCCTACTAACAGTGGTAAAACCTACCATGCCATCCAGCGCTATCTGGCTGCTAAGTCTGGAGTCTATTGTGGCCCCTTGAAACTGCTGGCACATGAGATTTTTGAGAAGAGCAACAGTGCTGTGagcatttgttttcttctgctgtCCACCTATTTTACATATCATAATCTTTTCACATGTCTAAAGTATACATTAGTCGCTGCAAAGAGAGAGTGGCTCGAGCACACAATTAACCAAAACTGTCAGTGAACTGTTAGTGCCTACATTGTCTATAGTGTAGATGCAacatataaaatacaacaaatagCTGTTTTGTCCATTGTTAGTTCTTATACAAGTACCATACCGAATTAATGGAGTGTGCATAatagtttgttttctgtgtgcactATCCCAGGGTGTACCTTGTGACTTGGttactggagaggagaggacttTCGTAGATGTGGATGGCCGACCAGCAAATCATGTGGCCTGTACCATCGAGATGTGCAGTGTCACCACACCTTGTAAGTAGATGTAACACGTACAAGGTGTGATGATTTTGAAAAGTTTTCCATTATTTTAAGTTTAAAGTTAGAGGAGACTCTTTTCCTACCTGTAAAACCTTACACACCCAATATAACATTGAATTATGCCTAATTTGGTTAGAGGAAAATGTGTTGTGGCTATGATCTCTGATGCCAAATATAATGcatttacagtcatgttcaaaagtttgtACCCCACTTTTTATTCTATGGTTTTTGTATAAAGGCATTATAAATTCATCTGATTGCAGTGGGTCTTAGTTCTAGGCAAACTTTTTCAtcatgccattatttatttgacaaaaatgaaaaaacactgaGTATACTGCTTCCATCAAATTTTGTCAATTAAATAAAGTTAAATATTTagcatgtttgtttctttttatgtgtCTGTAGATGAGGTGGCTGTAATCGATGAAATTCAAATGATCAGAGATCTTTCCAGAGGCTGGGCTTGGACCAGAGCACTGCTTGGTTTGTAAACCTCACACAAGATAATATGGCTTAAAAGCTAAAGCTGACCATCACTGTCTAAAACTGGTATTTTCCACTCTGTGTATACATGTAGGTATCTGTGCAGAGGAGATCCATATTTGCGGGGAACCTGCAGCCATAGACTTTATCAGAGAGCTTTTGTTCACCACTGGGGAGGAAATGGAGGTGAGCCTATAACATGTAGCACAGCATGACATTTCTGACGAATCTTTTAGGTTGGTAGCTTTTTTTCAGCTCTTAACCCCAGTTGTCCTCTTTTCAGGTCCGTACCTACCAGCGCTTAACTCCGTTTTCAATCTTGGATTATGCTGTGGAGTCCTTGGACAACCTGAGACCTGGAGACTGCATTGTGTGCTTCAGTAAAAATGACATCTACTCTATTAGTAGACAGATTGAGGCCAGAGGACAGGAATGTGCTGTCATTTATGGGAGCTTACCACCAGGTGAGTGAACGCATGgctgttataataataataataataataataataataataatacactgctcaaaaaaataaaaggaacactaaaataacacctcctagatctcattaaattaaatattccagttgaaaatcaaaattattaacccatggaggtctggatttggaacaatactaaaaatgaaagtggaaaaatcacattacaggctgatccagctTGTGtagaaattcctcaagacaagtcaaaataaggctcagtagtgtgtgtggcctccccacaccattactgacccaccaccaaaccggtcatgctggaggatgttgcaggcagtaGAACATTCTCCACGGCGTCTCCAGGTGACgtgacaggctgatttcacagaagtgtgactgacttggagttacattgtgttctttttttgagcagtatacattttgtttgttggtACCTTTGCTTAATTGAGgcatttcatttttcactctTCTAAGTTCTGAATGAGATCATACTCCCGGAAATTACCTAAATATTtggattaataaataaatataaaaaatatttaaattgcatGTTTCTTCCCGATTATCTTTGTAAACataattttgtattttaaacatgttcaacattgattttaaacctttattttggttttggttttgtATAACTTATAGGCACCAAGTTGTCCCAGGCCAAGAAGTTCAATGACCCTGATGACCCCTGTAAGATCCTGGTGGCTACAGATGCTATTGGGATGGGCCTTAACCTGTAAATATCCACATTCTTTTATCCAGGAGGGTTGTCATGTCATGTTACaaaattatataaattataCGTTTCTGCAAATTGTATTATCATTTATTACCATTACCATTTATTTAGATTTGCATTaattcatttctctctctccattaaGGAGTATAAAACGTATCATCTTCAACAGTCTGGTAAAGCCTAACATTAATGAGAAAGGGGAGAAGCAGATGGAGACCATCAGCACATCGCAGGCTCTACAGATCGCTGGCCGTGCTGGGAGGTCAGTCTCACTTTTGTCTCACCTTCCCCCCAACCTGAAACATTAGAGGTGGCTCAGAAGACAGAATTCAAATGAGCTTTTTGTCTGCATTAATAACtttcttcttttgtctgttACTTGCTGCAGGTTCTCTTCCAAGTTTAAAGAGGGAGAGGTTACAACCATGCACAAGGATGATCTTCTTGTCTTAAAGGAGATACTCAGCCACTCCGTAGATCCCATAGAGGTGATCATCTCATACACAGGCTGACCTCAAATATCATTGTTTATTCcacaaatttttttttctgatggttTTGTCTATCCTCTGTGTCAGACTGCTGGTCTCCATCCAACTGCAGAGCAGATAGAGATGTTTGCCTATCATCTACCTGATTCTACACTGTCCAACCTTGTTGTGAGTCCCTTCATCTAATTAACATGTTAACACATTGAAACCACTTCAGTCAAAGCCATGTGTTAACACACAAAAGATACCTCACTTCAAGTGTGTTTGAAGTCACCAGTGTGGGTAATCACAATTTTGCCTCCTTTCAGGACATATTTGTGAACCTGTCTCAAGTGGACGGTCTGTATTTCGTCTGCAACATCGATGACTTCAAGTTCCTGGCTGATATGATTCAGCATATACCACTTAACCTTAGGTCACGCTATGTCTTCTGTACTGCTCCCATCAACAAAAAACAGCCTTTTGTATGCACCTCCTTCCTGAAGGTAAGGCGCCATTGAGTTTTATAGATTTTATAGATGTTGATCTGTGCCTCACTTTATGGTTATACTGTCAATCAGATAAAACAAGATTAGCTCCAGAATAAAGTTCTTAATAAGCAACCTTTGAGATCCAGAGTGTAGTTCTCAGAGGGTGTACAACAATGATTAATACTATGCTCATGTCTGCCAGATTATTCAACATGTGTAATAGATGTGGGTGTTACGTGTGCtctgaaataaacaaatactGGAACTCATTCTCATAAGTAGTTAGTAGTATTACTGTATTACTGTAACAGACAACGGCTGTTCTGACTGTCAAGCTCTCCCTTCCTTTTTAGCCTTTTACAATAAAAGCTTGCAGCACCCAATGataacagaacagaaacatacaTACCATAATGTTAGTGTTGAACACTGAATAAAGCAGTGGTCATGCATTTATACTGGTAATCCCTCGAGACAATGTCTGCAGCCTGTCATGTGCAGCTTTGTTGCTCTCTTTTGAATCTTGTGTCTCTCTCAGTTTGCCCGTCAGTTCAGTCGAGATGAACCCCTGACATTTGACTGGGTCTGCCGCCATGTCAGCTGGCCTCTGCCTCCACCAAAAAACATTAAAGACCTGGTTCACTTAGAAGCCGTCCATGATGTGCTGGATCTCTACCTCTGGTTAAGGTAACTTCATATTTCCATTTCTCTAAGTCAGGTTTTGTTGATGAATGCTTGCCATCCTAAACCTTGGTGCTGTTTAATGTCTGTCTCTAGCTACCGCTTCATGGACATGTTTCCAGACACAGCCCCAGTCCGTGAAATCCAGCGGCAGCTTGATGACATCATCGAAGAAGGTGTCCGAAACATCACCCGTCTCATCAGAGCCACTGAGCCAGCCCTCACAAACCTACAGACACTGAGCAACCAAGGGCTAACACATGGTAGCAGTGGAACTGGCAGCAGTAGTTTTCAGACCAGACGCAGAGGTCAAAGGGAAGAAAAAGGCTCTGCAGAGATGATGAACAGCTCTCTGGCTAGTCGTCTGGTGAAAGACGGGCTGCTGACTCCTGATTTGCTCCAGCAGCTTCAGAGGGAATGGTCTTTAGATCGAGTTGCTACAGAACAGCAGGacaaagggaaaagaaaaaagaagaagaaatgaagagACCAATAGATACGTGTTGGCCATTGTCTGCACTGATAGAGATCTGAACTGATACAGGTCTTGGAAACATTCAGTGGCATATTGGTAATGACTAAAAGCAGGAATGACTGCACCTTTTCCAATATGTCACAGTAAGCGCCACATAAAAACACCAAAGTGGAAGTTTGGATATAAAGACTTTATCTTCTGACATAGCCTACTTGCTTAACCTGCAGCAAATCGAACTTTCAACCTACTCTCTTGCTCTGTCTTGTACTTCTGGCTGCTCTTGGTTTGTACTTTTAAAGGATCCGGTATTGGTAACATACAGACTCACACTAGATGCTAATTTCAAAACTGACTAACTAGCAGCTAGTTCGTTTGCAAGCAGTTGGATCATCAGAGGTCATTGTGGGAGATGCCGTGTCAGAGGTACTGCAAGTTGATGAGCATGGAATGCTTAGATAAAGTAGAGTTTGCACTGTATGCAGGGCTGTTGGTTCAGGCAGGACTTAAATAGTCATTTCTATGGACATTTCAGCATACCCCAAACAGAGAAATGAGTGAAGCCGTGTTTTCACAAAGGTACTGTACCTTTTTTCATGATAgtcaataaaaatattttaactgGTTTGGTTTTATGTTTACAGTATGTAAAATAGTGCAAAACATTATGCAtcataaaatgtaatattttcagTTATCATGTTTGTATGTAGTCTTGCTTTCTTTTGGCATTTCAAGGTGTCTCAGAAGTACAGTTATGGGTCTGTTGTAAGGCATTAACAAGTACTGTATATTTATTGGATTTTATATTTCTACTTTTGCTAAGAGGCCTGTGTGTGAATATTTATTATGGAAAAGCTGCAGAACATACCGTAATGAAACTAAAATTAAGGGAAGCGCCAGCTATAAGACAGACAGAGTGAATAGGAGGATCATAGAATTGGGTTTGGCTCTTTGTTAATCATTGAGTCAGTGCAGTTTGGTCTCTGCTCGGTGCAGTCAGTGGGTGGATCAGTGAGAGCCTAACTGAGAGCGACAAAAAGGCATTTTCTGTTCCGTTTGTGTGAAAACTGAACACTTTTCAAAAGTGTGTTTTCAAGTTTTCAAGTGTG
This portion of the Parambassis ranga chromosome 3, fParRan2.1, whole genome shotgun sequence genome encodes:
- the supv3l1 gene encoding ATP-dependent RNA helicase SUPV3L1, mitochondrial, which encodes MSVNRCVYLFSRLRRHINTRAPRISAGSCHALSGSDLLHRRHQTGSVVCIRSVSSNGSFPKPPDTSLFVPVSLKTSSTADGAVGLELTQPLDKSELLKILNRFYKKKEMQKLAADQGLDARLFHQAFINFRKYVLEETSLPADLHIILSDICCGAGHVDDIYPYFMRHAKQIFPMLDCMDDLRKISDLRVPANWYSEARAIQRKVIFHAGPTNSGKTYHAIQRYLAAKSGVYCGPLKLLAHEIFEKSNSAGVPCDLVTGEERTFVDVDGRPANHVACTIEMCSVTTPYEVAVIDEIQMIRDLSRGWAWTRALLGICAEEIHICGEPAAIDFIRELLFTTGEEMEVRTYQRLTPFSILDYAVESLDNLRPGDCIVCFSKNDIYSISRQIEARGQECAVIYGSLPPGTKLSQAKKFNDPDDPCKILVATDAIGMGLNLSIKRIIFNSLVKPNINEKGEKQMETISTSQALQIAGRAGRFSSKFKEGEVTTMHKDDLLVLKEILSHSVDPIETAGLHPTAEQIEMFAYHLPDSTLSNLVDIFVNLSQVDGLYFVCNIDDFKFLADMIQHIPLNLRSRYVFCTAPINKKQPFVCTSFLKFARQFSRDEPLTFDWVCRHVSWPLPPPKNIKDLVHLEAVHDVLDLYLWLSYRFMDMFPDTAPVREIQRQLDDIIEEGVRNITRLIRATEPALTNLQTLSNQGLTHGSSGTGSSSFQTRRRGQREEKGSAEMMNSSLASRLVKDGLLTPDLLQQLQREWSLDRVATEQQDKGKRKKKKK